One genomic window of Arachis hypogaea cultivar Tifrunner chromosome 8, arahy.Tifrunner.gnm2.J5K5, whole genome shotgun sequence includes the following:
- the LOC112707747 gene encoding epoxide hydrolase 2: MEGIEHRIVEVNGIKMHIAEKGEGPVVLFLHGFPELWYSWRHQILDLSSKGYRCVAPDLRGYGDTDAPPSVTSYTSFHIVGDLVALIKWLGVEQVFLVAHDMGAIMGWYFCMFRPEIIKAYVCLSVPFVRRNFKVPTVDAMRAIYGDDYYICRFQEPGKMEAEMDEVGTEYVLKNILTTRKTGPPILPKGEFGTGFNPDMKETLPSWLTPQDLAYYVSKFESTGFTGGLNYYRNFNLNWELHAPWSGVKIKVPVKYIAGELDMVYTSLGMKDYVHGGGFKEDVPNLEEVIIQKGVAHFNNHETAEEISNHIYDFIKFF; the protein is encoded by the exons ATGGAGGGAATAGAGCACAGAATAGTGGAAGTAAACGGCATCAAGATGCATATAGCAGAAAAAGGAGAAGGCCCTGTGGTGCTGTTCCTCCATGGCTTCCCGGAGCTTTGGTACTCCTGGCGCCACCAGATTCTAGATCTCAGCTCCAAAGGCTACCGCTGCGTCGCTCCCGATCTCCGCGGCTACGGCGACACCGATGCTCCACCTTCCGTCACAAGCTACACCAGTTTTCACATT GTGGGTGACCTTGTTGCGCTTATAAAATGGCTGGGTGTTGAACAAGTGTTCTTGGTAGCACATGATATGGGTGCCATAATGGGTTGGTACTTTTGCATGTTTCGACCTGAAATTATCAAAGCCTATGTATGCCTTAGCGTCCCTTTTGTCCGAAGGAACTTCAAAGTTCCCACCGTTGACGCCATGCGTGCAATTTATGGAGATGACTATTATATCTGCAGATTTCAG GAACCAGGAAAAATGGAAGCAGAGATGGATGAAGTTGGGACTGAGTATGTGTTGAAGAACATCCTCACCACACGCAAGACGGGTCCTCCAATCCTTCCCAAGGGTGAGTTTGGAACTGGCTTCAATCCTGATATGAAAGAAACATTACCATCTTGGCTCACACCGCAAGATTTAGCTTATTACGTCTCCAAATTCGAAAGCACAGGCTTCACTGGTGGATTGAATTACTATAGGAATTTCAACTT AAATTGGGAGCTTCATGCACCATGGAGTGGAGTGAAGATCAAGGTGCCGGTGAAATACATTGCAGGTGAGTTAGACATGGTATACACCTCACTGGGGATGAAAGATTATGTTCACGGTGGAGGTTTCAAAGAAGATGTGCCAAATTTGGAGGAAGTGATCATTCAAAAGGGTGTCGCTCACTTCAACAATCATGAAACAGCTGAGGAAATCAGTAATCACATTTATGActtcataaaatttttttga
- the LOC112707744 gene encoding cation/H(+) antiporter 1 produces the protein MVIEIWGFNSILNCFLIGLAFPREGKSARTLLHKLGYSIYNFVLPVYFGYLGLQCDVINAFWNLNRLTNVAILVLLGIGSKLSGTLLVCRYLQYPTSEGIFLGFVLNTRGYADLLFIGASAKQVITFDPEAYNVLLVSIVLNTVISGITVAFLSRGEERLFVSNHTALEPQSLEDELRILACVYDPRQVSAVLSTVLALHGNKQTPSTTYLMHLIELVKKIKTNVLFHEKETAEISDDEDYGGNDVVDINNALDAFTADTKVLVHQRRAVSSFPTLYEDVCNDAEDLQVSIIILPFHKHQRIDGKLESGKEGIRITNQKVLRHAPCSIGVIIERGLARSPGFSNLISSDNIQNVATLFFGGADDREAIAWSLRISKHPRVNLTIIRFLLSSSAVQNEQIKSGESEEKEILMSLTGEETVNEIDNTFMVDFYNRYVTSGQIGYVEKFVHDGAETLECLKEIGDLYALFIVGRGGRGQCSLTIGMSDWEECPELGTVGDILASSDFDIQGSVLVVQQHRDAKKGIISD, from the exons ATGGTCATAGAAATTTGGGGTTTCAACAGTATTCTTAACTGTTTCTTGATAGGCCTTGCATTTCCAAGGGAAGGCAAATCAGCTAGAACACTTCTCCATAAACTCGGCTATTCAATTTACAATTTTGTCCTTCCAGTCTACTTTGGATACTTAGGGTTACAATGCGACGTTATCAACGCTTTCTGGAACTTGAATCGCTTGACCAATGTCGCCATCTTGGTCTTGTTAGGGATTGGAAGCAAGCTCAGTGGCACTCTTCTTGTGTGCCGTTACCTTCAGTATCCAACTAGTGAAGGAATCTTCCTTGGATTTGTCTTGAACACACGAGGCTATGCTGATCTTCTCTTTATTGGTGCTTCTGCTAAGCAAGTTATT ACTTTTGATCCAGAAGCTTACAATGTGTTGCTAGTATCAATAGTACTCAACACAGTCATATCTGGGATAACTGTGGCTTTTCTATCAAGAGGGGAAGAGAGATTGTTTGTATCAAACCATACTGCGTTGGAGCCACAGAGCTTGGAAGATGAGCTTCGAATTCTGGCTTGTGTATACGATCCTCGCCAAGTGTCTGCAGTATTATCCACAGTTCTAGCATTACATGGCAATAAGCAAACACCATCGACCACCTATTTGATGCATTTGATAGAGCTTGTTAAGAAGATCAAGACTAACGTGCTGTTTCATGAAAAGGAAACCGCCGAGATTAGCGATGACGAAGACTATGGTGGCAATGATGTGGTGGATATTAATAATGCATTAGATGCTTTCACTGCAGACACAAAGGTTTTGGTACACCAAAGAAGGGCAGTGTCTTCTTTCCCAACTCTTTATGAAGATGTTTGCAATGATGCAGAAGATCTTCAG GTATCAATCATTATACTTCCCTTTCACAAGCACCAGCGAATTGATGGAAAACTGGAGAGTGGAAAAGAAGGGATAAGAATTACAAACCAGAAAGTTCTAAGGCATGCTCCTTGTTCTATTGGTGTGATTATTGAAAGAGGACTTGCCAGATCCCCTGGTTTCTCAAATCTAATTTCATCTGATAACATACAAAATGTTGCAACACTTTTCTTTGGCGGCGCAGATGATCGTGAGGCGATTGCTTGGAGCTTACGAATCTCCAAGCATCCGCGCGTCAATCTGACAATAATTAGATTCTTGCTGTCCTCTTCTGCTGTACAAAATGAACAGATCAAAAGTGGAGAATCCGAGGAAAAAGAGATTTTGATGTCGCTGACTGGAGAAGAGACGGTGAATGAGATTGATAACACATTCATGGTTGATTTCTATAACAG GTATGTGACCTCAGGCCAAATTGGATATGTGGAGAAGTTTGTACATGATGGAGCAGAAACATTAGAATGTTTAAAAGAGATTGGGGATTTATACGCTTTGTTTATAGTAGGAAGGGGTGGTAGAGGGCAATGTTCATTAACAATTGGTATGAGTGATTGGGAAGAGTGTCCTGAACTTGGTACAGTTGGTGATATTTTGGCTTCTTCAGATTTTGATATTCAAGGCTCAGTTTTAGTGGTTCAACAACACAGAGATGCCAAGAAAGGCATAATAAGTGATTAG